The genomic window GTGGTCCAAAGGGAGTTGGAGGCGGGGCAGGTTTTGGACGAAGGACTTTTAAACCTTTTGGTAGAGGTCAGAAGCGTAGCAAGAAAGGAAAAGCTCTATCACATTTCAGACCTCATAAGGGACAGGTTAAAGGAGCTTGGCATAGTTCTTGAGGACACGCCTGCGGGGACAAGATGGAAAAGGCAATAGGCACATACCTTTTGCTTGACGGAAAAAGTCTATCAGAAAAGATAAGGGCGGATATACGCAGAGAGGTGGAAGCCTTTGTCTCAAGGGATCTAAGACCCCCTACCCTTGCGGTGGTGCTTGTGGGTGATGACCCTGCCAGCAAGGTCTATGTGGGAAACAAGAAAAAAGCCTGCGAAAAGGTAGGCATAAGGTCCATATCCTATGAACTTCCAGAGAACACCACTACCGAAGAACTGCTTGAGCTTATAGCCCAGCTAAATGCAGAGGATGAGGTGGATGGTATTCTTGTCCAACTTCCTCTACCACCTCACATAAACCAGCAAGAAGTTATCCTTGCCATAAGCCCCAAAAAGGATGTGGATGGTTTCCACCCCGAGAATATGGGAAGGCTTGTGGCGCGTATAGAGGATGGCTTTATTCCTTGCACTCCTCTTGGTATAGACCTGCTCCTTAGGCACTACAACATAGAGGTAAAGGGGAAGGATGTGGTTATTGTGGGTGCGGGTTTTATTGTGGGGAGACCTCTTAGTCTTTTGATGCTATGGCGGGATGCGACCATAAGCGTGTGTCATATACACACAAAAGACATAAGCAAATACACAAGGCAGGCGGACATACTTATCTCTGCCACAGGCGTGCCACACCTTATAAAGGCTCATATGGTAAAGGAAGGTGCGGTGGTGGTGGATGTGGGTATATCACGGGTAGGAGACAAGATAGTGGGTGATGTGGACTTTGAGGAGGTAAAAGAAAAGGTCTATGCCATAACACCCGTGCCAGGGGGTGTGGGTCCTATGACCGTTAGTGCCCTGCTTTTGAATACCCTAAAGGCTTACAAGAGAAAGCTACAACCCAAGCCTATTCCATAGGCTGTCTATTCTCTTTTTAACCTCTTGGGACATCTCTATAACCTCAGGCCACTCCCTTGTGTAGCCTTCCTCTTTCCATTTGGTGGTTGCATCTATAACCATCTTTCCACCAAAGCCCACTTGGTTTGTGGAGTGGTCAAGCGCATCTATGGGACCCTTTAGAATTAACACATCCCTTGAGGGGTCTACGTTGTTGCCCCAAGCCCACAAAACCTGTCCAAAGTCATGAACGTCTATGTCCTCGTCAAAGACCACTATATGCTTTGTCAGAGACATGAGACCAAGACCAAGTAAAGCGTATGCGGTCTTAAAGGCATGTCCAGGATAACGTTTCTTTATGGAGACAAAGCAGAAATTATGAAAACAACCTTCTGCAGGCAAGTGGTAGTCTACCACCTCTGGCAGGTTGAACTTTATAAGAGGCAGGAATATCCTCTCTGTAGCCCAGCCTATGTATTTGTCCTCTTGAGGAGGCTTACCCACTATGGTGGCAAGGTATATGGGGTTGTTTCTATGCAGGATGGCGGTTATGTGCATTTTGGGGTATTTGTCCACGGGAGTGTAAAAGCCTGTGTGGTCTCCAAAGGGACCCTCATCCACAAGAGGCTCGGAGGGGTCTACATAACCTTCTATTACTATCTCCGCATGGGCAGGATACTCAAGGTCTACGGTTATACCCTTTATAAGCTCCACTCCCTCTTCTCTTATAAGACCTGCAAAGAGGTATTCGTCCACCTCTGGTGGAAGAGGTGCGGAAGCCACATAAGAAAGCACTGGGTCTCCACCTATGGCTATTGCCACTTCAAGCCTCTTGCCAAGCCTTTTTGCCTTCCAGTAGTGGTGGTTTCCATCCTTGTGAATCTGCCAGTGGAGGGCAAGCTCCGTGGGAGAAAGGACCTGAATGCGGTAAAGACCCACGTTTCTTATACCGCTTTCTGGGTCTTTGGTAATGGTCTGACCAAAGGTTATATACCTTCCACCATCCTTGGGCCAACACTGAAGCACGGGAAACTCAAGGATATCTATCCTTTCCCTCTTTATGTTTTCCCTTATGCTCCCATCCTTCACAATCCTTGGCAGAGAGTCGTTTAGTTTCTTTAGCTCTGGAAGTCTTTTTAGCTTGTCAAGGAAAGTGTGGGGTATCTCTGGTCTTAGGAGTTTGTATAGCTTCCAGCCTATGTCCTCAAGGTTCTCATAGCCAAGGGCGAGCTTTATCCTCCTTTCCGAACCCAAAAGGTTTGTTAGCACTGGGGTGCTGTAGCCTTTGACCCTTTCAAAGAGGAGAGCCTTGCCACCGCCGGGCATTTTACAGACCCTGTCGGTAATCTCCGTTATCTCAAGAATGGGAGAGACCTCTTCCCTTATGCGTGCAAGCTCATTTTCCTTTTCAAGCCTCTTGAGAAACTCTCTCAGGTCCTTGTAGGGCATTTTCTTCTCCTTCTAAAACACACAGGTCTTCCCTGCATCTTACCGCAGGTCCCTTTGTGAGCTTTTTAGAAACCTCAAAAAGAAGCTCTCTTATAGAATTTCGTAAAGCCTGCCTCAGGTCGTATAGCTCTTTGAGCTTTTCAGAAAGCCTCTTTGCCTCTTCCTCTCTCCCTTGTGCCATGGCACAGTCTAACCTTCTTATGACCTTCTCCGCAGACTCGTCGCAGTGAACCATAGCCATAGAAAGATGCTTAAGAGTGCACCAAAGGCTCTCCACCTTGCTCCTGAACTCTCCACCAGACTCACCAGAAACCTCAAGGATAGAGAAAAGAAGATTTCCCACGCTTTTTCTCCTGTTTCTTAGCTCGTCAATGTAGATTATGAGGTCTTCAAGCTTTGTCTCACCTTCCAGTTCCATAAGGTGTTGCTCCGCATGGGCAAGGTGGGCTATAAGGTAGATAACCTCCTCAACGAGGGCTTCTTCCCAAAGGCTTTTTCCCATGTTTTAAATATAGCATAGGAGCAAACCAATTAGCTTAAAATTATCCCATGCGTCTGTATGTAAAGCTACTGCTTTTGCTGTTTTTTACTGTAATTTCCTGTAGCAGAAGCCAGCCAGCAAAATCTCCAGAAAATACCATACCTTGCACCGTGGTGCGCGTGGTGGATGGAGATACTTTCCACTGCAGGCTCTCCTCTGGTGAGAACGTGAGGGTAAGGCTTATAGGCGTGGACACACCAGAGAGTTCAGACAACCCAAAGGCAAGGAGAGACGCAGAAAGAAGTGGGCAAAGCCTTGAGGAGATAATTAAAATGGGCAGAGCTTCTGCTGAGTTTACCAAAAGAGTGCTACCAAAAGGAGAAACCGTATACCTTGAGTTTGACGTGCAAAAAACAGACAGGTATGGAAGACTTTTGGCTTATGTTTGGCTTCGTGATGGCAGGATGCTTAATGAGCTTATCGTGAGAGAAGGCTATGCCATGGTATACACCATTCCTCCGAATGTAAAGTATCAGGAAAGATTTCTTGAGGCTCAAAGATACGCAAGGGAAAACAGAAAGGGGCTATGGGGTATGTAAAGCCCTACAGTAAGAGAAGAGACCTCACCATATCCTCTCCAAAGACCTTAAAGCCGGAATGCGTCTCAAGGAGTCTTTCAAGCAACTCGGAATTTAACCTAATGTCCTTGCCTACCACTTTGAAGAGGTCAAACCTCTGAGCGAAAAGCTCAATCTCTTCGTAGTATCCCGGGTTTCTATAAAGGTAAAATACCTCTGGGAAATACCTTGAGAGTGCGAGTATTACATCCTCAAGAAATATAACCTTCCCATCTATCTGTATGTCTATGTAGCCCTTCTCCTTTTTTATAAGCACATGCCTTCCCTTCCTCTCGAGAAGCATGAGTGAAGCCATTATTATTGCCACGAGGGTTGTTAGGTCTATCTCTGAAAAGTTGTCTCCCAAAAGGTCCTTTTTACCGCTGTAATCAAGTGTTTCCCTTTCCTTAAGGAAATATATATGGTTCAAACCCTCTGCAAAGCTCAAATAGTGAGCATCTTCTACATGAGCGTATCTCTTTCCCGTTTTTCCATACACTCCAAAACTCCTATCTGTAAGAAGGAAGGTGTGATATGCTCCATGCTCTGCCTTTATAAAGTCACCATCAAAACTCCCGCTGGAAAGCACATCAAGGTTTTCCGTAAGGTAGATAAGCTCTCCCCTTCTTATCACCACGCAACCTTCGTAGTCCGGGAGCACCTTTAGACCTTCTGAGAGCACCCTTTGGGAGATAAGCTCTCCATCTCTGCTTATCTTATAAATCAAGTTTCCACCAAGAACATACAGGCTCTTTCCCACAAGGGCGAGAGACTTAAGAGGCTTCTCAAGCAGGTCGGATATAGGTATCCTTACAACCTCTGCTTCCGTAAACCTTTCTATATTGACCCTATAAAGACCTTCTGCGGTGAGGGAAAAGACATTTCTGAGGTCGATGGCGATATCCTTTATTTCATTTCCTACCTCCAGTTCTATAACCTCCCCGCTTCTTTTATTCATCCTTATGAGCTTTGAATGACCAGCACCTAAAAGGTAGTATCTTGTGCTCGTGAGCATCTTCGGAGTTTCGGAAAGCCTTCCAGACTGCCATACAACCTTATGCTCTGAGCTCTCCAACAATTCCTTTTTTGAAAGCCCTTCAACTCTGTAGTTCCTTGAAACATAAACTCTTTCTCCATCGCAATAAAGTTCCATATTCCGCCTCCCACCTTTAAATTGTAGCATATGGAATTACCATTTTTCAATCCATGGCTTTACCATATGGTCATAAACTATTGAACCCCCAAGGTTTCCCTGCAGGAAGAGCAACAACACACCTACTATAAGCATGAAGGTAAAGAGGTTTCTCATAGGGCTTGCCTTTGGAAAGCCAAGCCTAACTCCCAACAGTAGCATAAAGTAAACCGCCAATAGGAAGCCCATATACTTATGGGTGGTGAATATGGCTATTTGGTAGAGATTGTTTTCTATGGGTTCGTAGGCAACCATACCGCTCAGCGTGGCAGAAAGCACCGACAGGCTTGCAAGCAGGCTAAAAACAAAGTGTAAGCTGTCCGCCTGCCTTTTTGTAAACCTATAATATAGGTCCAGAACCAAAAGGGCTACGGGCATGGCTATGGCAAAGTGGGTAAAGGGTGGGTGTAGTTTAATGAGTTCCATTTTTCCTCCTCCCTGCCACCAGCTCGTAAACCAGTGGCAACACCACAAGAGTTAGCATGGTAGAAGTAAAGATGCCTCCTATCACTACCACCGCAAGGGGTTTTTGCACTTCAGAGCCTATATCTCTGCTCAGGAGCATGGGCAAAAGCCCAAGAGATGCGGCGGTGGCAGTTACGAGTATGGGTCTTAGCCTTCTTGAGCCTGCTTGGAAGAGGGCTTCTCTAACTGGCATACCCTCCTCTATAAGGCTTCTTGCATAAGAGATAAGCACCACTCCATTTAGAACCGCAATACCGAAAACTGCGATAAATCCCACTGCAGAGGGGACAGAGAGATTGTAGCCAGAAAGGTAAAGGGCTATAACGCCACCCACTACCGCAAAGGGGACGTTTAGCATAACCACAAGGGCATCCCTCAAAGAAGCATAGTTCATATACAAAAGCAAGAATATAAGCCCTATAGCCAAGGGAACAGCTATCATGAGCCTCCTCATAGCCCTCTCTTGGTTTTCAAACTGCCCTCCAAAGGCTATGTAGTATCCTTCAGGAAGTTTTATGCCTTTCTCTATCTTTGTTTTTATCTCCTGCACAAAGCCTCCTAAGTCTCTTCCGGTAAGATTGCTTTGAACGAGTGCATACCTCATGCCATTCTCTCTTCTTATCTTGTTGTAGCCTTCCGTTATGTATACATCCGCCACCTCCGAGAGGGTAAGAAGGCTACCATCTTGCGTAAGCACGGGCAAAGAACTTACCTCTTCTAAAGTTTTTTCCTTAAGGGTTAGGACTACAGGGAAGAGTATGGTTTCCTCTTGGAGCTGTGCTATCTCTGAACCCCCAAGGTAGTAGGAGACCACCTTCATTA from Hydrogenobacter sp. T-8 includes these protein-coding regions:
- the folD gene encoding bifunctional methylenetetrahydrofolate dehydrogenase/methenyltetrahydrofolate cyclohydrolase FolD, with translation MEKAIGTYLLLDGKSLSEKIRADIRREVEAFVSRDLRPPTLAVVLVGDDPASKVYVGNKKKACEKVGIRSISYELPENTTTEELLELIAQLNAEDEVDGILVQLPLPPHINQQEVILAISPKKDVDGFHPENMGRLVARIEDGFIPCTPLGIDLLLRHYNIEVKGKDVVIVGAGFIVGRPLSLLMLWRDATISVCHIHTKDISKYTRQADILISATGVPHLIKAHMVKEGAVVVDVGISRVGDKIVGDVDFEEVKEKVYAITPVPGGVGPMTVSALLLNTLKAYKRKLQPKPIP
- a CDS encoding menaquinone biosynthesis decarboxylase; its protein translation is MPYKDLREFLKRLEKENELARIREEVSPILEITEITDRVCKMPGGGKALLFERVKGYSTPVLTNLLGSERRIKLALGYENLEDIGWKLYKLLRPEIPHTFLDKLKRLPELKKLNDSLPRIVKDGSIRENIKRERIDILEFPVLQCWPKDGGRYITFGQTITKDPESGIRNVGLYRIQVLSPTELALHWQIHKDGNHHYWKAKRLGKRLEVAIAIGGDPVLSYVASAPLPPEVDEYLFAGLIREEGVELIKGITVDLEYPAHAEIVIEGYVDPSEPLVDEGPFGDHTGFYTPVDKYPKMHITAILHRNNPIYLATIVGKPPQEDKYIGWATERIFLPLIKFNLPEVVDYHLPAEGCFHNFCFVSIKKRYPGHAFKTAYALLGLGLMSLTKHIVVFDEDIDVHDFGQVLWAWGNNVDPSRDVLILKGPIDALDHSTNQVGFGGKMVIDATTKWKEEGYTREWPEVIEMSQEVKKRIDSLWNRLGL
- a CDS encoding thermonuclease family protein: MRLYVKLLLLLFFTVISCSRSQPAKSPENTIPCTVVRVVDGDTFHCRLSSGENVRVRLIGVDTPESSDNPKARRDAERSGQSLEEIIKMGRASAEFTKRVLPKGETVYLEFDVQKTDRYGRLLAYVWLRDGRMLNELIVREGYAMVYTIPPNVKYQERFLEAQRYARENRKGLWGM
- a CDS encoding DUF2231 domain-containing protein, giving the protein MELIKLHPPFTHFAIAMPVALLVLDLYYRFTKRQADSLHFVFSLLASLSVLSATLSGMVAYEPIENNLYQIAIFTTHKYMGFLLAVYFMLLLGVRLGFPKASPMRNLFTFMLIVGVLLLFLQGNLGGSIVYDHMVKPWIEKW